In Vibrio coralliilyticus, the following are encoded in one genomic region:
- a CDS encoding RidA family protein → MSDKTITFHNPSHLFNPTPYGFCHTVTAPSNGQLVYISGQSGGEGVEHRLSEDFRQQVQSVLTNLDIALTAQALSFGDVLKITVLIVDHNESKLNIWSDEMLKRWPCDHLPASTLIPVPRLALDGMKIEVDAVAFKAT, encoded by the coding sequence ATGTCAGATAAAACAATCACTTTTCATAATCCATCACATCTATTCAATCCTACGCCATATGGTTTTTGTCACACAGTAACGGCTCCATCTAATGGACAACTTGTCTATATCTCAGGTCAAAGTGGGGGAGAAGGCGTTGAGCACCGTTTAAGTGAAGACTTTCGCCAACAAGTACAGAGTGTTTTAACCAACTTGGATATTGCCCTGACTGCCCAGGCACTGAGTTTCGGCGATGTTTTAAAGATTACAGTGTTAATCGTTGATCATAATGAAAGCAAACTGAACATCTGGAGCGATGAGATGCTTAAGCGTTGGCCATGTGATCACTTACCAGCCAGTACGTTAATCCCAGTTCCAAGGCTGGCGCTTGATGGGATGAAAATAGAGGTGGATGCCGTTGCTTTTAAAGCGACGTAA
- a CDS encoding carbonate dehydratase, protein MLRRNPSGHMPVVSETAFIDPTAIICGKVIIEDNVFIGPYAVIRADEVNDQGDMEPIIIKRDTNIQDGVVIHSKSGASVTIGERSSIAHRSIIHGPCDIRDDVFIGFNSVIFNAAIGKGCVIRHNCVVDGQDLPEGFHVPPMTNIGADFQLASISKVPPEYSAFSESVVSANHTLVKGYRRIINEL, encoded by the coding sequence ATGTTAAGAAGAAACCCGAGCGGGCACATGCCTGTCGTCTCCGAAACGGCATTCATTGACCCAACCGCCATCATCTGTGGCAAAGTGATTATCGAAGATAATGTATTTATTGGGCCCTATGCCGTCATTCGAGCTGATGAAGTCAATGACCAAGGCGATATGGAACCTATTATCATTAAACGTGATACCAATATTCAAGATGGTGTTGTTATCCATTCAAAATCAGGCGCTTCAGTAACCATTGGTGAACGCTCTTCGATCGCCCATCGCTCAATTATTCATGGCCCCTGTGACATCCGCGATGATGTCTTCATCGGTTTTAACTCCGTGATTTTTAATGCCGCTATCGGCAAAGGGTGTGTCATTCGCCATAACTGCGTTGTTGATGGACAGGACTTACCTGAAGGGTTTCATGTGCCGCCAATGACCAATATTGGGGCAGATTTTCAGTTAGCGAGCATTTCCAAAGTGCCTCCTGAATATTCTGCTTTCTCAGAGTCTGTGGTTTCTGCAAATCACACCTTGGTTAAGGGATATAGGAGAATAATCAATGAGCTCTAA
- a CDS encoding aspartoacylase yields MQKLNQVLVVAGTHGNELTGLYLQKLIKDGNYSVERSTFEVKSVVANPEAVKKNVRFIDVDLNRQFSATAPVKESQEANLAAFFRDQHAQVENQLIVDLHNTTSNMGATLILLSHVPFYRQMGAYVKHRMPEANVLFEDRKPWAEQPYLCSVGQYGIMLEVGAQAHSSLTYETLELMKQLLTAILDFVELHNLGKATMGASYDAYRYTEEVSFPLDGDGMRLATVHPTVCGKDFEVVKPGEPLLATFFGYDVHWQGEKEVYPHFINESAYCTSNIAMALAEKIRITL; encoded by the coding sequence ATGCAGAAATTGAATCAAGTGCTTGTCGTGGCAGGTACCCATGGTAATGAATTAACCGGTTTGTACCTTCAGAAGTTGATCAAAGATGGGAACTATTCGGTTGAGCGTTCAACGTTTGAAGTGAAAAGTGTTGTCGCTAACCCAGAAGCGGTGAAAAAGAACGTGCGGTTCATTGATGTTGATCTCAACCGTCAGTTTTCCGCTACTGCACCTGTTAAGGAGTCACAAGAAGCAAACCTAGCAGCTTTCTTCCGTGATCAACATGCGCAAGTCGAAAATCAGCTAATTGTTGATTTACACAACACGACCAGCAATATGGGCGCGACATTGATTTTGTTGTCACACGTTCCTTTTTATCGGCAGATGGGAGCCTATGTGAAGCATCGTATGCCAGAGGCTAACGTATTGTTTGAAGACCGAAAACCATGGGCTGAGCAACCTTATTTATGCTCAGTCGGTCAATACGGTATTATGTTGGAAGTAGGAGCTCAGGCACATAGCTCTCTGACATATGAAACATTAGAGCTTATGAAGCAATTGCTCACTGCTATATTAGACTTTGTTGAACTGCATAATTTGGGTAAAGCGACCATGGGTGCAAGTTACGATGCCTATCGATATACAGAGGAAGTTTCATTCCCTCTGGATGGTGATGGGATGCGTCTTGCAACGGTTCATCCGACAGTTTGTGGGAAAGACTTTGAAGTTGTTAAGCCGGGGGAGCCACTGCTCGCTACTTTCTTTGGCTATGACGTGCATTGGCAGGGAGAGAAGGAAGTGTACCCGCACTTTATTAATGAAAGTGCCTATTGCACCAGCAATATTGCCATGGCACTAGCAGAGAAAATACGTATCACTCTATGA
- a CDS encoding Fur family transcriptional regulator, with protein METIESMVKQAERHCLAKGKRLTSKRKQVLATLLHANKALSVYELMDYAKAHFGETIQAMSAYRILDFLEEEHLVHRLNVSSKYVACAHIHHEHAHGVPQFLICRRCNKTQEQTLDPSMVTTLESDAEQVGFKLLTPQVEINCLCDECCQTSS; from the coding sequence ATGGAAACAATCGAATCAATGGTTAAGCAGGCAGAAAGGCACTGTCTAGCGAAAGGTAAACGACTCACATCAAAAAGGAAGCAAGTGCTCGCTACTCTTCTTCATGCTAACAAAGCTCTATCTGTTTACGAGTTAATGGATTACGCAAAAGCACATTTTGGTGAAACCATTCAAGCCATGTCTGCTTATCGCATTTTGGATTTTTTAGAAGAAGAGCACTTAGTCCACCGGCTTAACGTTTCTAGCAAATACGTCGCATGCGCTCACATTCATCACGAACACGCCCACGGTGTCCCACAGTTTTTAATTTGTCGTCGATGCAACAAAACGCAAGAGCAGACTTTAGATCCTTCCATGGTCACAACCCTTGAATCAGACGCTGAACAAGTTGGATTTAAGCTTCTCACACCTCAGGTTGAAATTAATTGCCTGTGCGACGAATGCTGTCAAACCTCCTCATAA
- a CDS encoding dihydrodipicolinate synthase family protein has protein sequence MNVDWKGVYPAVSTQFRKDQSIDLDATQTVIDNQINDGVNGIICLGTVGENCALYPDEKRQVLAAAHEVVAGRVPLIAGTAESITSASIDYMQDAQKIGIDGCMVMPAMVYRTSDSETVDYYSTLAQATPEMPIMIYNNPVSYGVDVNLDLMEKLAEYDSIVAVKESTTDTRRITELYNRFDDRFTVFSGVDDIALESLMLGATGWISGLTNAFPEESVAIYKLASQGRYAEALEIYRWFLPLLRLDTIPTLVQCIKLAEQVCGRGSEQVRAPRQNLKGEERAKVIAMVEHAIATRPDLTKYQL, from the coding sequence ATGAACGTAGATTGGAAAGGTGTATACCCGGCAGTAAGTACTCAGTTTCGCAAAGATCAGAGCATTGATTTAGATGCGACACAAACAGTGATCGACAATCAGATTAACGATGGTGTCAATGGCATCATCTGCCTTGGAACCGTGGGTGAGAACTGTGCGCTGTACCCAGATGAAAAACGTCAGGTGCTTGCAGCAGCACACGAAGTGGTTGCAGGTCGAGTGCCCCTGATTGCGGGCACTGCGGAGTCGATTACATCGGCATCAATTGATTACATGCAAGATGCGCAAAAGATAGGAATCGACGGTTGTATGGTGATGCCTGCCATGGTGTACCGTACTTCAGACAGTGAAACGGTCGATTACTACTCCACTTTAGCGCAAGCGACTCCGGAAATGCCCATCATGATCTACAACAACCCGGTCTCTTATGGCGTTGACGTTAACCTAGATTTGATGGAGAAACTTGCTGAGTACGACAGCATTGTTGCGGTGAAAGAGTCAACGACAGATACCCGCCGCATTACTGAACTCTACAATCGATTTGATGACAGATTCACAGTGTTCAGCGGTGTGGATGACATTGCACTAGAGTCGTTGATGCTGGGGGCTACCGGTTGGATATCTGGTCTGACAAACGCATTCCCAGAAGAGTCGGTAGCGATCTATAAGTTAGCCAGCCAAGGGCGCTACGCGGAAGCGCTGGAAATTTACCGTTGGTTCCTGCCTTTGTTGCGTCTGGATACGATTCCGACTCTGGTTCAGTGCATTAAATTAGCTGAACAGGTTTGCGGCCGCGGATCCGAGCAGGTTCGAGCTCCTCGACAGAATCTAAAAGGAGAAGAGCGCGCTAAAGTGATCGCTATGGTTGAGCACGCTATTGCTACGCGTCCGGACCTAACTAAATACCAACTCTAA
- a CDS encoding dihydroorotase, with protein sequence MASILIKNAHIVSEGIVKQMDVRIVGQRIDKIEVNISANFNDQVIDANGHYLLPGMIDDQVHFREPGLTHKGSIASESRAAVAGGITSYMEMPNVNPSTTTLEALEKKYAIASQHSAANYAFYLGATENNLAEIQRLDPSKHCGVKVFMGASTGDLLVEHPQALDRIFAQSPVLIVTHCESSPIIAQNLADLKQTNKPITIKDHPNIRDDKACYASSSYAVSLAKKHGSQLHVLHITTEKELSLFDPGPIQGKLITAEACVHHLWFSHQDYAERGNLIKCNPAIKYPSDRDALIRALHTGHIDIIATDHAPHTLEEKQVPYEQAPAGMPLVQHALLSLLDHVSKGRLSLTQVVEKVSHNPAIRYAIQDRGFIREGYYADLVLVDINFPTNVTHSNSLYHCGWSPFAGHTFSSKVQRTWVNGQQVFDGEHVISQFSGAHALLFNR encoded by the coding sequence ATGGCCTCAATACTAATTAAGAATGCCCACATCGTCAGTGAAGGCATAGTGAAGCAAATGGATGTACGTATTGTTGGTCAGAGAATTGATAAGATTGAAGTGAACATTTCAGCAAACTTTAATGATCAGGTTATCGACGCAAATGGTCACTACCTATTACCGGGCATGATTGATGATCAGGTACATTTTCGTGAGCCAGGATTAACTCACAAAGGCTCTATCGCTTCAGAGTCAAGAGCTGCTGTAGCCGGCGGGATCACCAGTTACATGGAGATGCCTAATGTGAACCCTTCTACAACCACGCTTGAAGCTCTTGAGAAAAAATACGCCATTGCCTCACAGCACTCCGCTGCCAACTATGCATTTTATCTTGGTGCGACAGAGAATAACTTAGCTGAAATACAACGTCTTGACCCTTCGAAGCATTGTGGTGTCAAGGTCTTTATGGGTGCTTCGACAGGAGATTTATTGGTCGAACACCCACAAGCTCTGGATCGCATCTTTGCACAATCACCAGTATTAATTGTCACGCACTGTGAGAGCAGCCCAATCATTGCCCAAAACCTTGCTGATTTAAAGCAAACCAACAAACCGATCACAATCAAGGATCACCCAAACATTCGAGATGATAAAGCGTGCTATGCGTCTTCATCTTACGCAGTGTCACTCGCTAAAAAACATGGCTCTCAGCTGCATGTTCTCCATATCACCACTGAGAAAGAACTCTCACTGTTCGATCCAGGCCCAATTCAGGGAAAACTCATTACTGCAGAAGCGTGTGTCCATCATTTGTGGTTTAGCCATCAAGATTACGCGGAGCGAGGTAATTTGATCAAATGTAATCCTGCGATTAAATATCCTAGCGATCGTGATGCATTGATCCGAGCTCTTCATACAGGCCACATCGACATTATCGCCACAGATCATGCGCCACATACTTTAGAAGAAAAGCAAGTACCTTATGAGCAAGCGCCTGCAGGGATGCCACTGGTACAGCATGCTCTACTGAGCTTACTCGATCACGTCAGTAAAGGCCGCCTAAGCCTAACTCAAGTGGTAGAGAAGGTATCGCACAACCCGGCCATCAGATACGCCATTCAAGATCGTGGTTTTATACGTGAAGGTTACTACGCTGATCTCGTGTTGGTCGATATCAATTTCCCCACAAACGTAACCCACAGCAATAGTTTATATCACTGTGGATGGAGTCCTTTTGCGGGCCATACTTTCTCTTCAAAGGTCCAACGCACTTGGGTTAACGGCCAACAAGTATTCGATGGCGAACACGTCATCAGCCAATTTTCAGGCGCGCATGCACTGCTATTCAACCGTTAA
- a CDS encoding YdcF family protein: MKKNIIALALSGAIALTVAPYSLAANDTTVQASADYAQLVTKRQVVDQLLADAVTAFKSPARISHAGFTAKMPSNMEIVTNRLLEAYDLEPYRTDLLISAANAQIYNKNVDRAIELFEQALMVAPDDIDLHAYLAVWQRFKGNDAESSKHMEKLHKLNAGKATDITRIFETVDRVLATPLKDSAEKGKLNDKGAIVTLGYALNPDGSMHLILVERLETTLAMAKANPDALIVLTGGVPKNHKTEGKLMADWLIAKGISPDRIIEENYATSTVGNALFSSYALARHNIKHATIISSASHVRRGQTLFEVASWQTGPQGITFDTVGYPDKLLKELTKASDNELLGIYRDALRTYGMWSYRSYPLESR, translated from the coding sequence ATGAAAAAGAACATCATTGCCCTTGCTCTTAGTGGCGCAATTGCGCTAACCGTTGCTCCTTACTCTTTGGCTGCTAATGATACGACGGTTCAAGCGTCAGCAGACTACGCACAGCTTGTCACTAAACGTCAGGTGGTGGATCAATTGTTGGCTGACGCAGTGACGGCGTTTAAATCTCCCGCGCGTATCTCTCATGCCGGTTTTACAGCAAAAATGCCAAGCAATATGGAGATCGTCACTAATCGACTTTTAGAAGCTTACGACCTCGAACCTTACCGCACTGACTTACTGATTTCGGCGGCCAATGCGCAGATCTACAACAAGAATGTCGATCGCGCAATTGAGCTGTTTGAGCAAGCTTTGATGGTCGCTCCTGATGATATTGATTTGCACGCGTATCTGGCGGTTTGGCAACGCTTTAAAGGTAATGATGCTGAATCAAGCAAGCATATGGAAAAACTTCATAAGTTGAATGCAGGCAAGGCCACTGATATCACTCGTATCTTTGAAACCGTAGATCGTGTTTTGGCGACGCCGCTAAAAGACAGTGCAGAAAAAGGTAAGCTGAATGACAAAGGCGCGATTGTGACCTTAGGTTATGCTTTAAACCCTGATGGCTCAATGCACCTGATTTTGGTTGAACGTCTTGAGACGACGTTAGCCATGGCGAAGGCCAACCCTGATGCTTTGATTGTGTTAACGGGTGGTGTACCTAAAAACCATAAGACGGAAGGCAAATTGATGGCCGATTGGTTAATTGCCAAGGGGATAAGCCCAGATCGTATCATCGAAGAAAACTACGCGACCAGTACCGTTGGTAATGCTTTGTTTAGTAGTTACGCACTGGCTCGTCATAACATTAAACACGCCACTATTATCAGTTCTGCTAGCCATGTTCGACGCGGGCAGACTTTGTTTGAAGTCGCCAGTTGGCAAACTGGCCCACAAGGCATCACGTTTGACACTGTAGGCTATCCAGACAAGCTGTTGAAGGAACTCACAAAGGCAAGTGATAATGAGCTGCTCGGTATTTATCGAGATGCTCTACGGACCTACGGCATGTGGAGTTACCGCTCTTACCCACTAGAGTCGAGATAA
- a CDS encoding CobW family GTP-binding protein, with translation MSSKHPISAVPTNIITGFLGAGKTSAILQLMKQKPDHQRWAILVNEFGEIGVDGSLFKGQHKQPDQVFIREVPGGCMCCAAGLPMQIALNQLLTEAKPDRLLIEPTGLGHPKEVLQVLSSAHYREVLSLQKTLTLVDARQLSDKQYTHHDTFNQQIAISDTIVGNKVDLYHGDEKQQLESYIQSLSGSEKRVIFSKFGAIPYHEFEGPTRANEKAHHHHDHGKPKVLAADLPMPESGIIKAVNQGEGFRSIGWRFSPDKVFCRKKLTLMLLDLKVERMKAVFITDLGVLGYNMTSDGLSEAVLDDGFESRVEFISQQLDDNLEAKLLACLLT, from the coding sequence ATGAGCTCTAAACATCCAATTTCAGCGGTACCGACCAACATCATTACTGGCTTTCTAGGTGCGGGGAAAACATCCGCAATTCTCCAACTAATGAAACAAAAGCCAGACCATCAGCGCTGGGCAATTCTGGTTAATGAATTTGGCGAAATTGGCGTTGATGGCAGTCTATTTAAAGGTCAGCACAAACAACCCGATCAAGTATTCATTCGTGAAGTCCCAGGTGGGTGTATGTGCTGCGCGGCCGGCCTTCCTATGCAAATCGCGCTCAACCAGCTGCTAACCGAAGCCAAGCCAGATAGACTTCTCATCGAACCAACAGGGTTAGGGCACCCCAAAGAGGTATTACAAGTACTGTCATCAGCACACTATCGTGAGGTGTTGTCTTTACAGAAAACATTAACTCTCGTCGACGCTCGTCAACTATCGGATAAACAGTACACACACCACGATACATTCAACCAACAAATCGCCATTTCTGACACTATAGTAGGTAACAAGGTCGACTTATATCATGGCGACGAGAAACAACAACTTGAGTCGTATATACAATCCCTATCGGGCTCAGAAAAAAGAGTGATTTTTTCAAAGTTCGGAGCCATACCCTATCACGAGTTTGAAGGCCCAACACGGGCCAATGAAAAAGCTCATCACCACCACGATCACGGTAAGCCCAAGGTTTTAGCGGCAGATCTGCCTATGCCAGAAAGTGGGATAATCAAAGCCGTTAATCAAGGGGAAGGGTTCCGAAGTATTGGGTGGCGCTTCTCACCTGATAAAGTTTTCTGCCGGAAGAAGCTGACACTAATGCTGCTTGACCTCAAGGTCGAGCGTATGAAAGCCGTCTTTATCACTGACTTAGGAGTACTCGGCTACAATATGACCTCAGACGGGCTCAGCGAAGCGGTATTGGATGATGGGTTTGAAAGCCGTGTAGAATTCATTTCCCAGCAATTAGACGACAATCTAGAAGCGAAATTGCTGGCCTGCTTGCTCACTTAA
- a CDS encoding ornithine cyclodeaminase family protein, with amino-acid sequence MINIDAQQIVNCLSMRGLIESMRQTYTEQATIPQRRVMPLEDGSYDAFALLPAWSESLITVKAFTYFPNNAEQGKDSLASKILAFDRANGEPLALLDGKVLTFWRTAAASALAADYLARQDASRLLICGTGNLAPYMAWAYAAVRPLSKVLVWGRDEAKARQTIDEILSASEYQALPESKRFSVEVVDSVDQALSEVDMVTCVTGASQPLFNGRNIQAGTHIDLIGNHDKDKRECDTQAVTRSTVFVDSRINVLAEAGDLLIPIEEGVFSEQQISAELPELCSGHHVGREDSQQITLYKSVGSALADLAAVKFVLTQKQVF; translated from the coding sequence ATGATTAATATCGACGCGCAGCAAATCGTCAATTGTCTTTCGATGCGAGGACTTATCGAATCGATGCGCCAAACTTACACTGAGCAGGCAACCATTCCGCAGCGTCGAGTGATGCCGCTTGAAGACGGTAGCTATGACGCTTTTGCTCTGCTTCCTGCATGGAGCGAGTCGCTGATCACCGTTAAAGCGTTCACGTATTTCCCTAACAATGCTGAGCAAGGCAAAGACAGTCTGGCGTCGAAAATTCTCGCTTTTGATCGCGCTAACGGTGAGCCGCTTGCGCTACTCGATGGCAAAGTGTTGACCTTCTGGCGCACAGCGGCGGCGTCAGCGCTCGCGGCGGATTATCTGGCCAGACAGGATGCAAGCAGGCTGCTGATTTGCGGCACTGGAAATCTCGCCCCATACATGGCGTGGGCGTACGCAGCAGTACGACCTTTGAGCAAGGTATTGGTTTGGGGACGCGATGAAGCAAAAGCTCGTCAGACGATTGATGAGATTTTATCCGCTAGTGAATATCAAGCGCTGCCTGAATCAAAACGTTTTAGTGTTGAAGTGGTTGACTCTGTCGATCAAGCGCTGAGTGAAGTGGACATGGTGACATGTGTAACAGGTGCGAGTCAGCCGCTATTTAATGGTCGAAATATCCAAGCTGGCACACACATCGATCTGATTGGCAACCACGACAAAGACAAACGAGAGTGTGATACGCAAGCGGTCACTCGCTCCACCGTATTTGTCGACAGCAGAATCAACGTACTGGCGGAAGCCGGCGATCTATTGATCCCTATTGAAGAAGGTGTCTTCAGTGAGCAACAGATAAGTGCGGAACTGCCTGAACTGTGCAGTGGGCATCATGTTGGTCGCGAAGACTCGCAGCAAATCACTCTCTATAAATCCGTGGGCAGTGCATTAGCGGATTTAGCTGCAGTGAAGTTTGTTTTAACGCAGAAACAGGTTTTTTAA